One region of Salvia miltiorrhiza cultivar Shanhuang (shh) chromosome 3, IMPLAD_Smil_shh, whole genome shotgun sequence genomic DNA includes:
- the LOC131017944 gene encoding putative cyclic nucleotide-gated ion channel 13, with translation MRVKRRDAEQWMSRCLLPESLRQRIQIYKWQEIRGVDEDNLIPKDLRRDIKHLCLAFILAGFIGPMYAKEILQKEMLSHVGVGEYCETKSATLLPLHKAYPVIPAASAKAGNASADEALLCKSGTLNPRKAKGKFWCAYEGTM, from the exons ATGAGGGTGAAAAGACGAGATGCAGAGCAATGGATGTCTCGCTGTCTTCTTCCAGAGAGTTTGAGGCAACGGATACAAATATACAAATGGCAGGAAATTAGAGGTGTCGATGAAGATAATCTGATTCCCAAGGACCTGAGAAGAGACATAAAACATCTCTGTTTAGCTTTTATACTTGCAGGGTTCATCGGGCCAAT GTATGCCAAAGAGATTCTTCAAAAAGAAATGCTTTCTCATGTTGGTGTTGGGGAGTACTGTGAGACAAAATCAGCTACATTGTTGCCTCTACACAAGGCGTACCCCGTCATCCCTGCTGCATCGGCCAAAGCTGGCAACGCATCAGCTGATGAGGC CTTGCTCTGCAAATCTGGCACCTTGAATCCACGGAAGGCGAAGGGGAAGTTTTGGTGTGCCTACGAGGGGACAATGTGA